AATTTCAGTTGCAGGCCACTCGCGGCCTCAGCACAGTTGGAAGAAATCATGCGGTATATCCAAGTCTCATCGTATGATGATTTGTTAGAAAATGTATATTGGCCAAAAAACAGGCGGAGCAACAGCGATTATGTTCAGCACTCGACCATTATTACAGGACTAGTGATAAGTTCTGATCCAGGCCAAATTCCAGTCAAGTAAACAATATCCAGAGTCACAGAAAGCAGTACATCTACCTACAGACATCCCTTACACCATTAGCTGGGCGATGTCCTTCCGGAAGACGCCCTCCATCATGTCCTTCCTCCTGGCGGCGACGGGCGGGAACGGCGAGCTGGAGAGGCGCCTGCACTGGTTGCTCGCGCTGATCCTCGTGGACTGCATCATCGTGGGGAGGATAGGGAAGGACTTGGGCCGGATGTTCAGGGGCGAGAACAGCATCTTCCCGCTCGAGTCGTGCGTTGAGGTCTTGGAGGCAGGCTTCTGAGCTCCTGCGGCCTTGTTCATGGTTGAAAGGTGCCTGAGTTGCTCTGGGGGGGCGCCTGGCAGGCCTGGAGGGTGGGGGCGGATCTGTGCTGATGGCTTCATGCGGTCGAGCCAGCGAAGGACCGCGTTTCCGACGTTCCGACCAACTTCCAAGTCCCTCTCCTGAATGTTCTTGTGCACTGAGACTGCGACGTCGAATATAGAACGTGTCCGCCTGCGTAACATGGAGAAGAGAAGGGTCAAATCAATCTTGATTGCTGGCTAGCATCGAAAACTGGCGTAACCATTATTTGGTCCCAAAATGCAGTGATAATTTCAATAAGCATATCCCATCTTAGGTATTGATGACAAGCAGTCCTCACTAGTACGACCAGATTTAGCACAGCAGACAACATCAGGTTTACAAACCAGTGCAGGACATCACACCAGAGTCAAACATAATTATATTTACTGAAATCAAGGTTTCAATAGAAGGGCTGAGTCCTACACAGGATATCGATACAGTCGCAAATATTCAGAGAGAACAAAGTCACTACACGCAAACAATATCAACTACTCCAAGGTGAAATGGGTCTCATGCAATTCAAACACATAGAAAAGCTACAAAGTGTTGCCTGTCATGTTTATGTTTCAAAAGTAATCTAAGCCGATAACTAGGTAAACCAAACAGCACAAAGTAACCAGAGAAATGAACTCAAGACTGTATGCAAATTGAAGTGTGTTAGACTTTTCTCAACTCCAAATGAGCGGCTCAAAAGTATAATGCTCCTATAAAAATTGTCGGCCTAAAGCTAGAAATGCTGGGCCAGTAAAAGATGAAACCTCCCAGGTAGTACAAGTTTAGCACACAGCAGCGAACTCCCCAACACAACACTTGTCACTTCTGCTCTCTAATAATCAGATAACATGAACGCCTGCCAATCTTTTTATGTCCAGACCTTATGTTGGACAACATGCATACTAACCCGAGGTGTGGTTACACTGGACTGAAGGGACAAACGAAGCAGAAAATCTGCTACATTATGGCCTGCACCGTGTTACCGAAGACACCTCACAAAGCGAGAAGTGATATAGTACGGGTAACCAGAACCTAGAAGCACATCCTATGACGCTAGTAGGTGCCGTGTAGCAGCACAGGGCGGCAGCTTTACCACAGATTTCAGCCCAAGCTTCCCCTTAAACCTGGGGAATGGGCAAGGACAGCATGACCAATAAACCAGCGAGAGCCGGATGCCGCACGAGGCTGGCTGAGCCCAAGGAGACGCCGGGGGCGAACAAGGCCGGCGTGAATCGGGTCCCTCGCCCTCGTAGAAGAGAGTACGAGCGGGGGTGGGGGGTGGCGAT
The sequence above is a segment of the Aegilops tauschii subsp. strangulata cultivar AL8/78 chromosome 6, Aet v6.0, whole genome shotgun sequence genome. Coding sequences within it:
- the LOC109755914 gene encoding uncharacterized protein; translation: MVLWEITAITAYFLGLRRTYRLALRGQRRLIGPNHPRLRDFVYRRTRSIFDVAVSVHKNIQERDLEVGRNVGNAVLRWLDRMKPSAQIRPHPPGLPGAPPEQLRHLSTMNKAAGAQKPASKTSTHDSSGKMLFSPLNIRPKSFPILPTMMQSTRISASNQCRRLSSSPFPPVAARRKDMMEGVFRKDIAQLMV